The Candidatus Manganitrophaceae bacterium genome segment TTTTCTTGATGACGACGTCGGTTTTGGGGCGGTCCCGCTCATCGCGCGCGGTGTTGGCGATCTTCTTGACCACATCCTGCCCTTCAATCACTTGGCCGAAGATCGTATGGCGGTTGTTGAGCCAATCGGTTGTCCCATCGGTAATGAAGAACTGACTTCCGTTGGTGCTCGGTCCGGAATTCGCCATCGCCAGCCGGCCCGGCTGATCGAATTTTAAATTCGGCGAGAATTCGTCCTCAAATTTATAGCCGGGGCCGCCTGTTCCATTCCCCAGCGGATCGCCTCCCTGGATCATGAAGCCGGGAATCACCCGATGGAAAACAAGGCCGTCATAGAGCGGCCGTTTGACCTTTTGCTTCGTCTTCGGATCGGTCCACTCTTTCGTCCCCTCGGCCAGCCCGACGAAATTGGCGACCGTCTTCGGCGCCTCCTTCTCGAAGAGCTGTATCGTCATCGTTCCTTGCGATGTCTCCACCACGGCATAAACGCCAGCAGGGAGCTTCTTCTCCTCGGCGGAAGCGGAGGGAATCAGGGAAAGACCGATAATGACAAAACCAAATGTCCAGAGAAGCAGCTGCATTCAAACCTCCTTGTGTCAGCGTGAATAATCGGGTGATCTTAATATAACTCGGCGTCGTTGGCAAGCCGAGGGGAGTCAAGGGCAAGCCGAGAGAAATCAAGTCCGGCCCTGATGCCGAGCGCTCGATGTAGAGAGGGGCCCCTCGCCGCGGGCATTGCGTGTTCAATGAAGAACCCTAGGGAGAGGGCTGCTGCAAGAGATCCAATGGGGCCGAGACTGGAAGATATAAGATGGCGACCGAAACGCGCAGATCTCGGTTTAGTTAAAGCCCAAAAAGATGAAAAAACATTGTAAAGATCAAATATACAGAAATGAGGCGGCGGGGGGCTACTCCGACTCAACGAATTTGACCGAGGGGCTAGTATTTTATGTGTGATATCAAGTAGAATAAAAAACACATCAACGGATCTGTCGCGTATGAAACGATTATTGACGTTCACCTTGAAAGGAAGAAAAATGGAGAAAAAGGGGGCTGCTCCAAGCGATGTGAAGGTGGAATTCCCTCTCAGCGCCGTCATTGATATGTATTCATTTTTTGAAGAGATCAAGGAAAAATGGGCCGGCGATCCGGAGCTTCACGAATCGATCAATAATTTCGAGTTGGAAATCAAAAAAGACGATTTTCATTATCGGATGGGACAGATTTCGATGAAAGATCTGCTCAGAGATTACAAAATGGATGATCTCTACCATCAGGCGAAAGCAGAGCTCTCGCTGAATGACGCATTCCGCCTCTTTACCTCTTTTCTCGAACTAGAGCAGCGGCTTCCTGCGAAGGTGACGAAAGACATCGACTATCAAAATAAGCGTGCCTGCTTTATGATGGCTCTGGAAGAGAACAAGCTGAGGGCGCGTGAGTGGAAAGAGATGCGCCCCTTTCCGCTGGTCCGGCTCAGCTTCGACATCGAGGGCGATACCCAGGCCGACGTCATCCCGATCCGCCCGCCGAACCAGAACCATAATACCAAAACGAAACGAAAATAAGCCCGCCGTACGGCTGTGTATTAAGAAAACCAGTGGCCACTACTCCTGGCAGAACTTTTCGAGCTCCTTCGGCTCAATCTCTGTAAGGCTCATTACAATCCGATCCGCTTTTCCCTCCAGCTTCTCCCGGGAATAAGAGTTGGTGACCGCAAGGCATCGCATCCCGGCCAAGCGGGCCGCCGCCACCCCATGTAAGGAATCTTCGATCACCACACACTCGCTCGGTGCGATCGGCGGATTCGGCACCGGCGGCCGCTCATTCAGTTTTGCCAGGGCGGTGAGGAAGGCCTCCGGATGCGGCTTGCCGTTTTTGACATCCTGGGCGCTCACAATAACCGGAAAAGCCGACCGCATTCCGCCTTTATCAAGCGCAAATTTGATCTCGCCGCGAAACGCCCCGGAGGCGATCGCCAGCCGATAGGCCCCCTCCGCCTTCCTCACAAACTCCACCACCCCCGGATAGAGATAGAGCGCCTGCTGCGAGAGGGTCCGGTAGAGGGCCATCTTTCGGATGATTAAACCTTTGAGGATTTTGTTGTCGATCGGACGTTGGTGCGCGGAGAAGGCGGTCTCAAAGCAGCCTTTGTCATCCATCGCGAGGTATTTTGAATAATACTCTTCCTGGGAAAGGGAGATCCCCTCTTCCTGCAGGATCTGCTGGAGCGCTCTCATATGGTGCGGCTCGCTGTCGACGATCACCCCGTCGCAGTCAAAAATAATCGCTTTCAACATAAGACTCCTTTAAAAAAGCCTAAGGATAAAGAAAGCGGCGGAGGAGATCAAGCTTTTTTAGGCGATTCCGATCCGTAGAGGAGAAGGGGTGCGAAGGGGATTGTTGCATTCGATCTTGCTAGGTCTCGGCGCGTCGGGTGAGCCTCTCCGCGGCCGGGGACGTCGTCGCCTGCCGGATCGCCTTGATCCGATCGAGAATGGGCGGGTGAGAGTCGTTGAGGATCACATGGAGCGGATGGGGGGTCAGGTTGGAGAGGTGATTGACCGCAAGCTTCTTTAACGCGCTGACCATCGCCTCCGGCTGCTCAAAGGTCTCGGCGGCAAACCGGTCGGCCTCATACTCATTTTTCCGGGAGAACGCCTGGACGAAGACCGAGAGGATCGACTCGATCGGGGTGAAGAGGAGGCCGAAGAAGACCAGCCCTGCATAGACCGACCGCGCCTGCATATAAAACGCATCATAGAGGCCGGTGTGGCTGATAAAGATCGACAGCAGGAAGAGCATCACCCCCGTCTGGAGGATGCCGAGCGCCATCCCCTGAACGATGTGACGTTTCTTGTAGTGGCCGATCTCATGCGCGAGGACCGCAACCAGCTCCGGAACCGTCTGCTTTGCAATCAAGGTATCGAAGAGGGCGATTCGCTGATGCCGGCCAAAACCGCTGAAGAAGGCGTTTGCCTTGCTGGAGCGGCGCGAGCCGTCGATCACGAAGATCTGCTCAACCGGAAAATGAACCGACCGGGCGTAGGAGAGAATCTGCTCCCGCAGCTCCCCCTCACCGAGCGGCGTGAACTTGTTAAAGATCGGCATGATCCAGGTGGGGGCGATAAATTGGACGAAGAGGAGAAAGAGGGTCGTTGCAATCCAGGCATACATCCAGGCGGCCGCTCCCGCATATTGAAAGAAGGCGAGGAGCCCCGCCAGCAGCGGCGCGCCCAAAACAATCCCCAACGCCAGCCCCTTCAGGAGATCTTTGAAAAAGAGGGCCGGCGTCATCTTATTGAAGCCGAATCGCTCCTCGATCACAAAGGTCCCGTAGACCCGGAAGGGAAGGGAGAGGAGTCCGCGCAGCAAAATCAACAACCCAATGTAGATCAGACCGGTGAAGATCGGGCCGAATCCGGCAGCCCGGACCGCCCGGTCGAGGAGATTGAACCCGCCGATGAACCAGAAGGCGAGCAGTGCAATCAGGTTCACCGTGGCGGTGATGATTCCGAACCGCGTCGTCACCCGGGTGTATTCCTGCGATCGACGATAGGCCTCCGGATCGTAGGTCCCTTGAAACTCCCGCGGCAATTCGGTCTGCATCGCCCTGAGGTTCAGGAAATCGGCGAGGAGGTTTAACCCATAATCGATCAAAAGGGTTAAAAAAATGATGATGCTATAGAGGTTCATCAATCACCCCAGGGGGAAAAGGATTGGGCCGAGTGAAAAGGACGCTCCGTCTCATTATAAATGAATGACGTGACCCTCGGAAGCCCCGGTTTCTGACCAGATCGGGCGAAGAAGATCCGAAACGCGGCCATGTCCCGAAACTACCTCTCCGGCTTCCGAAGGGGACGTCGGCGCTTCCTCTCGACGATCAACGCTTTTTTTTCGGCCCGAGACAGCGCTTTGATCTTTCCCTCTTGAATCAACGCATCGGATCGGCTTGTGCAAGAGGCTTCATAAAGAAGGGTCACCGGCAGTCGGCTGCGGGTGTAGCGGGAGGCGCGGCCTGTATTGTGCTGGCGGAGACGGCGGTCGAGGTTGTTGGTGATTCCGGTATAGAGCGAGCCGTCGCTGCATTCCACGATATAGACCCGCCAGGGTGAATCAGACGGCATCCCTTGGTCCAAGGGGCCAGCCTTATTTTTGGCCAACGTGCTTCCTGCTTTTGAAACCGGTAAATGCGCAACGCGGCATGTTTAAAGAAAAGCGATCTTATTTGGATTGATTGGCAATCACTTTTTGAAGCGTTTTGCTCAAATCTTCCATTTTGTACGGTTTTGCGATGACCCCTTTAAACCCATATCGGGTATAGGCGGCCATAATCGGATCGTTGGAGTAGCCGCTCGAGACAATCGCTTTGACCTCGGGGTCGATTTCGAGTAACTTCTGAAGCGCCTCTCTCCCTCCCGTTTTTCCCGGAATCGTCAAATCCATGATGACCAGATCAAACGGCCGACCCGACTCCATCGCCTCCCGGTAGCGAAGGTTCGCCTCTTTTTCGTCTTCGGCGAAGCCGGCGTCATATCCGAGGAATCCCAGCATCTCCCCCGCCACCTTTCGGATCGCCTCATCATCGTCCATGACCAAGATTTTTCCTTTCCCCCGACGCGGTATCTCCGCCGTCGCCGATGCTTCCATCTTTTTTGAGGAGGCCGGCAGATAGATTGAAAAGGTCGATCCCTTTCCCACTTTGGAGTGGACCGTCATATGCCCATGATGCTTTTTGACGATCGAGCAAGAGGTGGAGAGGCCGAATCCGTTTCCCTGCTGCTTGGTTGTAAAATAAGGATCGAAGATTTTGTCGAGGTGCTCGCGCTTAATCCCCACCCCGAAGTCTTGGATGGAGAGATGGATATATCGCCCGGCCGGGATCGGAAGCCGCTTCTGGGTTTTGGTTGCGACATAGTTCTCGGCTCTAATATGGAGCGGCCCCCCCTCCGGCATCGCCTGTTGCGCATTGATGGCCAAATTGTTGAGGACCTGGCTGATCTGCCCTTCATCGATATCGACCGGCCAGAGCGCTTCTGATATGAAAAACTCCGGACGGACATTCGATCCCCGGAGTGCAAATTGAATCGAGTGTTCCAGAAGGGGTTTTATCGCGAGGGTCTTCTTGATCGGGGTCCCGCCCTTTGAAAAGGTCAGCAGCTGGTAGGAGAGATCGCGCGCCCGCAAAGAGGCGGTCTCGGCATCTTCGACGCGCCGATAGAGGGGATGGACCGGATCGAGCTCCATCTTGATTAAGGAGAGATTCCCCAAGATGGCGGTCAGAATATTGTTGAAGTCGTGCGCGATGCCGCCGGCGAGCAGACCGACCGCCTCGAGCTTGCTGATCCGGAGGAGGTCCTCTTCCTTCTTTTTCTCATCGGTGATGTTCCGGAAGACCAGCACCACGCCGATGATCTCTCCTTGTTGATCCCGAATCGGGGCGGCGCTGTCGGAAATGATCCGCTCCGTTCCGTCCCGGGAGATTAAAATCGTCGGGTTCGGCGGGGTGACCGTGGCGCCGGTCTCCAGCGCCCGGGTCACCGGATTTTCCAGCGGCTGTCTGCTCTTTTCGTCGATGGTGGAAAAGACCTGATGGAGCGGTTGACCGAACGCCTCTTCTTGAGCCGTTCCGGTGAGTCCTTCGGCGACCTGGTTCATTAAAACGATCTTTCCCGCCGTATCGGTCGTGATGACCCCGTCGCAGATCGAGCGGAGGGTCACCGTCAACCGGGTCTTCTCCGCCGCCAGCGCCTCTTCCGATCGCTTTCGTCCGATCACCACCCCTAACTGGGAGGCGAGCGTGGAGACGAGTCGGATCAGCCGCTCATCTTCTTCGCGTGACGCCGAGACATACCATTCCAGGACCGCCATCACCTGATCGCCGGCCAAGACCGGAACGGCAAATCCCGATTTGAGCCCGGCCTCGCCGGCGATCTGCGCCCGGAGGCAGCGCTCCGCCTTCGACAGGTCCCGCACCCAGATCGGCTGTTTTGAGGAGAAAGCGGCCCCCGGGAGCCCCTCTCCCGGGTGAAGAATCGTCTCCTTGCTGGTGATCCGGAGCTTTTCGAATCGACCGGTTCGCTCCCGCCGATACCAAACGGGGCTGCAGGCGAGCGCGTTTCCGTCGGGCTGCGGGATCCAGGCCTGTCCGATCTCCCATCCGGTCGCCTCGCAAATTTTCTCCATCATCACGCAGAGGGCGGTGGCGAGGTTCGGCGATTCGCTGACCGCCAGGGAGATGGTCCGAAGGAGATGGACCTCCTCTTCGGCCCGCCGCTGCTCGGTGATGTCTCTTGCGACGCCGATCATTCGCACCGGATTTCCGGTGTCGTCGAAGAACGGTTCTCCTTGGCCGGCGATCCAATGCACGCTGCCGTCGGGCCAGACGATCCGAAATTCGTGACGAAACATCCGGCGCGCCGCAATCGCCTCCGCCAGAACTCGATTCAGCTCCGCGCGGTCTTCCGGGTGTAAGCGTTCCTCGAATTCCGCATAGGTCCCCTTGAAGGCTCCGGCCGGAAAACCCCATAACTCCTCGTGGCCGCGGGACCAGACGAGCTGACCGGTTGCGATACTCCAATCCCATATTCCGATTCGCCCCGCCTGGAGGGCCAGCCGAAGCCGTGTCTCGGCTTCCCGCAACGCCTCTTCGGCCCGCTTTCGTGCCGTGATATCGCGGGCGAAAGCGACATGAAACTCATATTCTCCAAGACGGAGGTGCTCTGCGGAGACCTCCACCGGGAAGAGGGTTCCATCTTTTCGGCGATGCAACGTTTCGAGGAGGACCGTATCGACCTCCTCTTGTTGTTCTTGTTTCCAAACCCGCTCCCACCGCTCTCTCGGATAGATCGGATCGATGTCCCAGACCTTTAGACGGAGCAGTTCGTCGCGGGTATAGCCGAGCGAGCGGCACGCCTGCCGATTGACATAGGAAAAGCCGGCCTCGCGGGTCATAAAAAAGACGGCATCCGGCGCATGCTCCATCGAGAACTCGAACCGTCGGCGCGTCTCCTCCGACGCTCTCCGCTCGGCATTTTTCTCTCGGAGTGTCTGAGTGATGTCGACCAGCTCTTCCGGCCGTTCCTTGACCCGCCGTTCCGACTCGTCCATTCCTTCCCAGCGCCTCTCCTGTTTCTTGTGCCCGATGAATCGTCAGAGC includes the following:
- a CDS encoding PAS domain S-box protein; the encoded protein is MDESERRVKERPEELVDITQTLREKNAERRASEETRRRFEFSMEHAPDAVFFMTREAGFSYVNRQACRSLGYTRDELLRLKVWDIDPIYPRERWERVWKQEQQEEVDTVLLETLHRRKDGTLFPVEVSAEHLRLGEYEFHVAFARDITARKRAEEALREAETRLRLALQAGRIGIWDWSIATGQLVWSRGHEELWGFPAGAFKGTYAEFEERLHPEDRAELNRVLAEAIAARRMFRHEFRIVWPDGSVHWIAGQGEPFFDDTGNPVRMIGVARDITEQRRAEEEVHLLRTISLAVSESPNLATALCVMMEKICEATGWEIGQAWIPQPDGNALACSPVWYRRERTGRFEKLRITSKETILHPGEGLPGAAFSSKQPIWVRDLSKAERCLRAQIAGEAGLKSGFAVPVLAGDQVMAVLEWYVSASREEDERLIRLVSTLASQLGVVIGRKRSEEALAAEKTRLTVTLRSICDGVITTDTAGKIVLMNQVAEGLTGTAQEEAFGQPLHQVFSTIDEKSRQPLENPVTRALETGATVTPPNPTILISRDGTERIISDSAAPIRDQQGEIIGVVLVFRNITDEKKKEEDLLRISKLEAVGLLAGGIAHDFNNILTAILGNLSLIKMELDPVHPLYRRVEDAETASLRARDLSYQLLTFSKGGTPIKKTLAIKPLLEHSIQFALRGSNVRPEFFISEALWPVDIDEGQISQVLNNLAINAQQAMPEGGPLHIRAENYVATKTQKRLPIPAGRYIHLSIQDFGVGIKREHLDKIFDPYFTTKQQGNGFGLSTSCSIVKKHHGHMTVHSKVGKGSTFSIYLPASSKKMEASATAEIPRRGKGKILVMDDDEAIRKVAGEMLGFLGYDAGFAEDEKEANLRYREAMESGRPFDLVIMDLTIPGKTGGREALQKLLEIDPEVKAIVSSGYSNDPIMAAYTRYGFKGVIAKPYKMEDLSKTLQKVIANQSK
- a CDS encoding GIY-YIG nuclease family protein, whose protein sequence is MPSDSPWRVYIVECSDGSLYTGITNNLDRRLRQHNTGRASRYTRSRLPVTLLYEASCTSRSDALIQEGKIKALSRAEKKALIVERKRRRPLRKPER
- a CDS encoding HAD family phosphatase; the protein is MLKAIIFDCDGVIVDSEPHHMRALQQILQEEGISLSQEEYYSKYLAMDDKGCFETAFSAHQRPIDNKILKGLIIRKMALYRTLSQQALYLYPGVVEFVRKAEGAYRLAIASGAFRGEIKFALDKGGMRSAFPVIVSAQDVKNGKPHPEAFLTALAKLNERPPVPNPPIAPSECVVIEDSLHGVAAARLAGMRCLAVTNSYSREKLEGKADRIVMSLTEIEPKELEKFCQE
- a CDS encoding M48 family metallopeptidase, with the translated sequence MNLYSIIIFLTLLIDYGLNLLADFLNLRAMQTELPREFQGTYDPEAYRRSQEYTRVTTRFGIITATVNLIALLAFWFIGGFNLLDRAVRAAGFGPIFTGLIYIGLLILLRGLLSLPFRVYGTFVIEERFGFNKMTPALFFKDLLKGLALGIVLGAPLLAGLLAFFQYAGAAAWMYAWIATTLFLLFVQFIAPTWIMPIFNKFTPLGEGELREQILSYARSVHFPVEQIFVIDGSRRSSKANAFFSGFGRHQRIALFDTLIAKQTVPELVAVLAHEIGHYKKRHIVQGMALGILQTGVMLFLLSIFISHTGLYDAFYMQARSVYAGLVFFGLLFTPIESILSVFVQAFSRKNEYEADRFAAETFEQPEAMVSALKKLAVNHLSNLTPHPLHVILNDSHPPILDRIKAIRQATTSPAAERLTRRAET
- a CDS encoding peptidylprolyl isomerase — translated: MQLLLWTFGFVIIGLSLIPSASAEEKKLPAGVYAVVETSQGTMTIQLFEKEAPKTVANFVGLAEGTKEWTDPKTKQKVKRPLYDGLVFHRVIPGFMIQGGDPLGNGTGGPGYKFEDEFSPNLKFDQPGRLAMANSGPSTNGSQFFITDGTTDWLNNRHTIFGQVIEGQDVVKKIANTARDERDRPKTDVVIKKIQIVRSK